A stretch of DNA from Dehalobacterium formicoaceticum:
CGACTTGGAAGATCATTTTGATAGTATTGATATATTACCTTCTGCAACAAAACATCCTTTACCGGAGCCACCTTCAGAGGAACACAGCTATCCTCTGCCTGACCCCGTTGTGAGCATTGCAGACCGCAACTCATACGGTTACCTAAACGATGAAATGCTTCCCCTCTCACAAGAACGTGCTGCTGAGTTATTCGATCAAGACTTGACCGTGTATATGCTTTTTGAAGATGATACCGAAGCAATGGCTTTTGACCGTGAGGATATCGATAACCACAGTGGACTATTTGGCATTGAAAAGAACGATTGGACCGCACTTCAAGATTATGAGGAACTGAAGGGCGATGGTAGACGCTCCCCTGAAATACTAGAACAGCTCTTTATAGAAAGTCCAAAGGATGCCTTTGCCATTTATCAGCTTAAGAGAGGCGAAGAATATCGTGATTATCACTTTGAAGGACTAAAATACTTACAAAATGCTGGACTTGAAGTAGCACATGAAAACTATGATTTTATCTATACGGCATCCCTCTCTAATTACAATGGCGATATAAATAACACCTTGAACAAGCTATACGAGCAGTTTAATATAAACCACCCTACCGGATTCACTGGACATTCCCTGTCTGTCAGCGACATCATTGTCTTAAAGATAGATAATGTTGTATCCTCTCATTATGTAGATAGCTTTGGCTTTCAGGATTTGCCACAATTTTTAGAGTCTGCACCCCTTGTGCCAGATGATTTCCTATCGGGGGAAAAGATTGATACACCACGGGGAAGTTTTTCTTTGACCTCCATGACAAAGGAACAGATGGCGGAAGCTGGTTATGGCTTTCACCATTCTTCAGATGATGGCAAGTATCAGATTATGGGAAACGGCACCCGTGCATTTGCCATTAGACACGAGGACAACCCCCTTCGTACTGCTGAAATATCAACAGAGCAAAACTTCAACAAAATTGATGGCATAATAAACAACCAATCGACTGTATCTGAGCTTGAAGCAACCGTAAAATCAGGAGGTACAATCTCCCTATTAGACCTTGCAAACGCTGTACAGGCAGAAAAGCAGGACAAGCGTGCTTCTGTAGTTGAACAGTTAAATTCCAAGCAGTTTCAAGAGAAAGAAAAATCAAAAAAGGCACCCACTGTGAGTGCGGAAATGGAGAGATGATTATGAGTAAATTTACAGTTGAAGAAACTAATTTGATGTGTATTTACAATATCGGTTCAAGGACAGATTTACTATCTGAGCTTTCTGCGATGCAGAAACACCTTCAAGCTGACGAAACCGAGCTTCTTGATCTAACCAAGACGGTTATGGATAAATTATCAGCTATGAACGATGCTGAATTTGAGAACATAGTTGATGAGCTTGTGGCTGATTTTACGGAATAGTGAATTCTTTCTTTACATGCAGGTCCCTCCATGTTATTATATTCATGTAGGGACTTGCAAGAATGTAGTGGAAGGAGAAAGCAGATGCCAACTATTAAATTTGCACTGAATGATGAACATTTGAAGCGACTGGAACAAATGGCTAAAGATGATGGGGTTAGTATTCAAGATTGTATAAGAAATCGCCTATTTAACGTGTCAACAATATTTACACCAGTAGAGGCAGTCAATAGAGCATTAAAAAAATATTCAAGTGGAGACACTTTTACATTACCAGAGCTATATGAAGATGATTGGACCATTGCCAGAGGTGTAGCAGGAGTTTTTGGTAAGCAATTTTTTAACTTTGTTGAAACTGAATGCTCGGAAAAAATTAAATTTAATAAAATGGTTGATAGTGGTCGTAGAGCACAGTATAAAATAATATGATTTTAGGAGATTTTCATGAATAAACAACAATTAAACAAAAATATTAGAACAGATATAACTTTTTATGTCCAACAAAATAAAGGTATCTACAATACTCGAGATTTGATTTCAGTTCTTGCAACGAAACATCAGACTACCAAGCAAAGAGTTAGTGGAAATATCTCTTTCGTCGTCACAAAACTTCAACAACATCATATTACAACAATAACCCCTAAAAAAGAAAGCTATATCCACTAAATTGAGCAAAGGCACTTCCATATTGGAGGTGCTTTAAATTTTGTAAAAAGGAGGTTTAACACATGCCAACAAAAGCGCAATCCTTTGCACAACTTGCAGAGTTTACCGCCGAGCACCTGACAAGCAGCCTTGCCAACTGGACTGGATTTCTTACCACCGTAGGGCGACTATATAAATATCCATACCATGAGCAGTTAATGATTTACGCACAAAGACCTGATGCAACGGCTTGTGCTGATTATGAGCTTTGGAATAACAAAATGAACCGATTTGTTCACCGTGGCTCCACAGGCATTGCACTTCTTGATTCCACAGGTGACAAGCCAAAGCTTAAATATGTATTTGATGTTTCCGATACAGGCGGCAGAGAAAATTCTCGCCGCCCTTTTCTTTGGGAGATGCAAAATCACCACACCGAGCCTGTTCTTGAAATGCTTTCAGATAAATTTGATGTAGAAGAAAGTTCTCTTTTCGAGGCGTTTGACATCATTGCACGAAATCTATCGAAGGCGTATTATGAAGACCACAGAGATGATATTCGTTATCTCACAGGAAGCAGCTTTTTAGAAGATTACGATGAGCTTAGTCTCCAAACTGCTTTTGTAGATGCGGCAACTGTCAGTACTTCTTATACCTTGATGAAACGATGCGGACTGGATACAGAGGCATATTTCACCCATGAGGATTTCCTCCCTATTTTCGATTTTAATACAGCTGATGCCGTTTGCCTTTTGGGTACAGCCGTCAGTGAACAATCCGAAA
This window harbors:
- a CDS encoding YodL domain-containing protein: MRTTEKPRLSKDSDHIEVPGHIGTWYVIDTTNIDGKDYFLLEHEEYGDESSNVIINALSELIIDGVWNGFSDLEDHFDSIDILPSATKHPLPEPPSEEHSYPLPDPVVSIADRNSYGYLNDEMLPLSQERAAELFDQDLTVYMLFEDDTEAMAFDREDIDNHSGLFGIEKNDWTALQDYEELKGDGRRSPEILEQLFIESPKDAFAIYQLKRGEEYRDYHFEGLKYLQNAGLEVAHENYDFIYTASLSNYNGDINNTLNKLYEQFNINHPTGFTGHSLSVSDIIVLKIDNVVSSHYVDSFGFQDLPQFLESAPLVPDDFLSGEKIDTPRGSFSLTSMTKEQMAEAGYGFHHSSDDGKYQIMGNGTRAFAIRHEDNPLRTAEISTEQNFNKIDGIINNQSTVSELEATVKSGGTISLLDLANAVQAEKQDKRASVVEQLNSKQFQEKEKSKKAPTVSAEMER
- a CDS encoding transposon-transfer assisting family protein encodes the protein MSKFTVEETNLMCIYNIGSRTDLLSELSAMQKHLQADETELLDLTKTVMDKLSAMNDAEFENIVDELVADFTE
- a CDS encoding DUF1413 domain-containing protein; this encodes MPTIKFALNDEHLKRLEQMAKDDGVSIQDCIRNRLFNVSTIFTPVEAVNRALKKYSSGDTFTLPELYEDDWTIARGVAGVFGKQFFNFVETECSEKIKFNKMVDSGRRAQYKII